The Devosia sp. SD17-2 genome includes a region encoding these proteins:
- a CDS encoding plasmid partitioning protein RepB C-terminal domain-containing protein: MDEEIAVSQVELIPVDDVTVLNPRVRNQKVFQEIVASIADVGLKRPITVTRRDGPNGPRYDLVCGQGRLEAFQQLGQREIPAFVIDADPKTCLVKSLVENCARRQHRALDLVHDISRLKKQGYSDAEVARKIGRSHEYVRGVARLLQQDEQRLLRAVEAGQIPVSVAVDISSADDEGMQEALQHAYENNTLRGRKLLVAKRLVESRRRRGKGLSNAPTAKSRLSSDALVKAYQEDTDRKRLLIRKADATRNRLIFISHAMRELLHDDEFADLLKAEGLDTVPKKLAVRMERQELSR, from the coding sequence ATGGACGAAGAAATTGCGGTAAGCCAGGTCGAACTTATTCCGGTTGATGACGTCACGGTGCTGAACCCCCGCGTGCGAAACCAGAAAGTGTTCCAGGAAATTGTGGCTAGCATTGCCGATGTCGGCCTGAAACGGCCGATCACGGTGACGCGGCGGGATGGCCCTAACGGTCCTCGATACGACCTTGTTTGCGGACAAGGCCGTTTGGAGGCATTTCAGCAACTTGGACAACGGGAAATTCCCGCCTTTGTCATCGACGCCGATCCGAAGACCTGTCTGGTCAAGAGCCTCGTCGAGAATTGCGCCCGACGGCAGCACCGAGCACTCGATCTGGTGCACGATATCAGCAGATTGAAAAAGCAGGGTTATTCGGACGCGGAAGTCGCGCGTAAAATCGGCCGATCGCATGAATATGTCCGCGGTGTCGCAAGATTACTTCAGCAGGATGAGCAGCGCCTGCTCAGAGCCGTAGAGGCCGGACAGATACCGGTCAGCGTTGCCGTTGATATTTCCAGCGCGGACGATGAAGGCATGCAGGAGGCACTTCAGCATGCCTACGAAAACAACACGCTGCGTGGGCGCAAGCTGCTGGTGGCCAAACGCCTGGTCGAGAGCCGCCGTCGCCGAGGGAAGGGTCTGAGCAACGCTCCCACCGCCAAATCGCGCCTGTCATCGGATGCGCTGGTCAAGGCCTATCAGGAAGATACGGATCGCAAGCGACTGCTGATCCGCAAGGCGGACGCGACGCGTAATCGTCTGATATTCATCTCTCACGCCATGCGCGAGTTGTTGCACGATGATGAGTTTGCCGACCTGTTGAAGGCGGAGGGGTTGGATACGGTTCCCAAGAAGCTGGCGGTTCGGATGGAGCGGCAGGAGCTGTCGCGGTGA
- a CDS encoding plasmid partitioning protein RepB C-terminal domain-containing protein, with amino-acid sequence MNKIDKPQPVTIAFERETRNIPTADITPLRLVTDAMMKSQKYEQIRASVLVGGLVELPVVAQDRSEHGKYLLLDGHLRLAALHEMGATEVECLIATDDEAYTYNKRINRLAIIQEHQMILNAVERGVPEEVIAKVLNVNVANIRMKRRLLTGICSEAVELLKDKHVPMNAFTELRKMKPLRQIEAAQLMVAMNKYSIAYAKSLVGATPPSQLVEGAGPKNVRGLTDEQIALMEQESEKLDREFRLLEETYGDDHLELVIATGYVKRLIENARVVRHMAQHYPELLMEFQKITEPNSVSG; translated from the coding sequence GTGAACAAGATCGACAAACCGCAGCCCGTCACCATCGCCTTCGAGCGCGAGACTCGGAATATCCCGACCGCAGACATCACGCCACTTCGCCTGGTGACGGACGCTATGATGAAGTCCCAGAAATACGAGCAAATCCGCGCATCGGTGCTGGTCGGCGGGCTCGTGGAATTACCAGTGGTGGCGCAGGACCGCAGCGAGCACGGCAAGTATCTTCTGCTCGATGGCCATCTGCGGTTGGCCGCACTTCACGAGATGGGCGCGACGGAGGTTGAATGTCTGATCGCCACCGACGACGAAGCCTATACCTACAATAAGCGCATCAACCGGCTGGCTATTATCCAAGAACACCAAATGATCTTGAACGCTGTTGAACGCGGCGTGCCGGAAGAGGTCATTGCCAAGGTGCTCAACGTCAATGTGGCCAATATCCGGATGAAGCGCCGGCTTCTCACCGGCATCTGCTCTGAGGCAGTCGAATTGCTCAAAGATAAGCATGTTCCGATGAATGCGTTTACCGAGTTGCGCAAAATGAAACCGCTACGCCAGATCGAGGCGGCGCAGCTCATGGTCGCCATGAACAAATATTCTATTGCCTACGCCAAATCGCTGGTCGGCGCGACGCCGCCTTCACAGCTTGTCGAGGGCGCCGGGCCGAAGAATGTCCGTGGCCTGACGGATGAGCAAATCGCGCTGATGGAGCAGGAATCGGAAAAGCTCGACCGAGAGTTCCGACTGCTAGAAGAAACCTATGGCGATGATCATCTCGAACTGGTGATAGCCACGGGCTACGTGAAGCGCCTAATCGAGAATGCGCGGGTGGTCCGTCACATGGCCCAGCACTACCCGGAGTTGCTTATGGAGTTTCAGAAAATTACGGAGCCCAACTCGGTCTCCGGGTAG
- a CDS encoding DUF6626 family protein, which produces MMLGIEFLELLYGQLHEAGIIRSKSEFSERLLGKSPSYLTSMRAKQRVVSSEVIMVLGDNLVAEIADLATDPAHIEICALLRRAVAQVNNYLADQTIPAGIISMPRIATPLGSRGRLTAWLRMMVGISS; this is translated from the coding sequence ATGATGCTGGGGATCGAGTTTCTGGAATTACTTTACGGGCAGCTTCACGAGGCGGGGATTATTCGATCCAAGAGCGAGTTTTCCGAACGGTTGCTGGGAAAATCCCCGAGCTACTTGACCTCGATGCGCGCCAAGCAGCGTGTGGTTTCGAGCGAGGTCATCATGGTTCTGGGCGATAATCTCGTGGCCGAGATTGCCGATCTGGCCACTGATCCTGCCCATATAGAAATTTGTGCTCTGCTGCGCCGTGCTGTGGCGCAAGTGAACAATTACCTGGCTGACCAAACAATTCCCGCCGGAATTATCTCGATGCCGAGAATAGCAACACCATTAGGCAGCCGTGGCCGATTGACTGCATGGCTGCGCATGATGGTGGGCATCTCCTCCTGA
- a CDS encoding site-specific integrase yields the protein MRQARVLTDPEFKRLLAVVGQRKHAARDRFALFLSHLAGLRVGEIAGLILRDVFEASGEVREQLRVRASIAKGGHERVVFLSERLRREIVRYRDAVPGFAQRKPEAPLLLTQKRTAFSSNTLCQLMGQLYREAGLDGASSHSGRRWFITQLAHSGVSPKVIMTLAGHQNLTTTQRYIDVRDDMMRAAVELL from the coding sequence ATGCGCCAAGCCCGAGTGCTCACCGATCCCGAATTCAAACGTCTGCTGGCAGTGGTGGGACAGCGCAAACATGCTGCCCGAGATCGGTTCGCGCTGTTCCTGTCGCATCTGGCCGGATTGCGTGTTGGAGAAATCGCCGGGCTAATCCTGCGAGACGTGTTCGAGGCCAGCGGTGAGGTGCGCGAGCAGCTTCGAGTTCGCGCCAGCATCGCCAAGGGTGGACATGAGCGTGTCGTGTTCCTGAGCGAACGCCTGCGCCGAGAGATCGTCCGCTACCGCGATGCCGTCCCAGGATTTGCCCAACGGAAGCCGGAAGCGCCGCTGCTGCTCACGCAGAAACGGACGGCATTCTCCTCGAACACGCTTTGTCAGCTAATGGGTCAGCTCTATCGTGAGGCGGGTCTTGACGGGGCGTCTTCGCACTCAGGACGCCGCTGGTTCATTACCCAGCTGGCACACTCGGGGGTGTCCCCAAAAGTGATCATGACCTTGGCTGGGCATCAGAACCTGACTACGACCCAGCGCTATATCGACGTCCGCGATGACATGATGCGGGCAGCGGTCGAATTGCTATAA
- a CDS encoding DEAD/DEAH box helicase family protein, which translates to MIGKEATARIKINKLLEEVGWRFFADTNGPANVVLEPNVKVAHADIDALGADFEKLTDGFIDFLLLDRDGKPLIVLEAKSEGKNPLVGKEQARKYARSQNARFVILSNGNIHYLWDLEQGNPVVISKFPGPSEIKNHYAFEPSAERLSSEPVDRDFIVLTQMPGYASEAAWKNEQERPPFIEKAKLRFLRDYQKRAVMRVQEAVKQGSTRFLFEMATGTGKTLTSAAVIKLFLKTRNAKRVLFLVDRLELEVQADKAFKELLKNDFTSIIYKEQRDDWRKADIVVTTVQSLLFNDKYRRFFAPTDFDLVISDEAHRSIGGNARAVFEYFIGYKLGLTATPKDFLKQSKSPQSVRDPRETERRMMLDTYRTFGCDTGEPTFRYSLLDGVKDGFLINPYVVDARTSVTTQLLSDQGFVLDVTDDDGNTGQETFAVRDFEKRFFAEATNGAFCQTLLRNGLRDPISGEFGKTIVFAVSQNHAAKIAQTLNEMAEQLWPGKYQSDFAIQVTSEVSDAQRMTINFANNNLGGHSAFASDYRTSKARVCVTVGMMTTGYDCPDILNLALMRPIFSPSDFVQMKGRGTRGHNFADQVFDPAKKASLGRVAKKEFRLFDFFANCEYFEEKFQYDEELTLPKIAAAPLEIGGGDGGLPAVRSTFEFTEPDQVVYQFEQQVGAQGMRIDRELFQKFEQIARSDQELSDLVEKQNWDAAARRVIEELFDKPNDYFNLERLRQAAGVDRRISIRELLEKAFGHISKFKSKDELIEDEFRKFVLDQKPEEADRLRQIRYFFEAYIRDPKVRALIDAGHFGDLNVNPTFTTRDLKEVPVPWRKRIPEYIKDYVSLNPFL; encoded by the coding sequence TTGATCGGAAAAGAAGCGACCGCGCGGATCAAGATCAACAAGCTGCTGGAAGAAGTCGGATGGCGGTTTTTCGCTGATACCAACGGACCAGCAAACGTCGTCCTTGAGCCGAACGTGAAGGTAGCTCATGCCGACATCGACGCGCTTGGCGCCGACTTCGAGAAGTTGACGGACGGCTTCATCGACTTCCTACTACTGGATCGGGATGGAAAGCCGCTGATTGTTCTGGAAGCGAAATCGGAGGGTAAAAACCCGCTTGTTGGCAAAGAGCAGGCCCGCAAATATGCCCGCTCTCAAAATGCCAGGTTCGTTATCCTTAGCAACGGCAATATTCACTACCTCTGGGACCTGGAGCAGGGTAACCCGGTAGTGATCTCGAAATTCCCCGGGCCAAGCGAGATCAAAAATCACTACGCATTTGAACCCAGCGCAGAGCGGTTATCCTCAGAGCCGGTAGACCGCGACTTTATCGTGCTTACCCAAATGCCGGGTTACGCCAGCGAAGCCGCATGGAAGAATGAGCAGGAGCGCCCCCCATTCATCGAGAAGGCGAAGCTGCGCTTTCTACGCGACTATCAAAAGCGCGCCGTCATGCGCGTGCAGGAAGCTGTGAAGCAGGGCTCAACCCGCTTTCTATTCGAAATGGCTACTGGCACCGGCAAAACCCTGACTTCAGCTGCTGTGATCAAGCTGTTCCTGAAGACACGAAATGCGAAGCGCGTCCTATTCCTGGTTGATCGGCTGGAGCTAGAGGTTCAGGCCGACAAAGCCTTCAAGGAACTGCTAAAAAACGACTTCACGTCCATCATATACAAAGAGCAGCGCGACGATTGGCGCAAAGCGGATATCGTAGTGACCACGGTGCAGTCGCTGCTCTTTAATGACAAGTACCGTCGCTTTTTCGCGCCCACTGATTTCGACCTCGTCATATCAGACGAAGCCCATCGCTCGATTGGCGGCAACGCGCGGGCGGTCTTCGAGTACTTTATCGGCTATAAGCTCGGGTTGACCGCCACACCCAAAGATTTTTTGAAGCAATCGAAATCGCCCCAATCCGTCCGCGATCCTCGCGAGACCGAGCGCCGGATGATGCTCGACACTTACCGCACCTTCGGATGTGACACCGGTGAGCCAACCTTCCGATATTCGCTGCTGGATGGCGTAAAAGACGGCTTCCTCATCAACCCTTATGTTGTCGATGCCCGAACCTCTGTGACCACCCAGCTCCTGTCGGATCAAGGTTTCGTCCTGGATGTTACAGATGACGATGGAAACACTGGCCAGGAAACATTTGCCGTCAGAGATTTCGAGAAGCGTTTTTTCGCTGAGGCAACCAATGGGGCATTCTGCCAAACCTTGCTGAGGAACGGTTTGCGTGACCCAATTTCGGGCGAGTTCGGCAAGACCATCGTATTTGCCGTGAGCCAGAACCACGCCGCCAAAATTGCCCAAACGCTCAACGAAATGGCCGAACAGCTTTGGCCTGGCAAGTATCAGTCAGACTTTGCAATACAGGTCACTAGCGAAGTTTCAGACGCCCAGCGCATGACGATCAATTTCGCCAACAACAATCTCGGCGGACACAGTGCATTCGCGTCGGACTATCGCACCAGCAAGGCACGTGTTTGTGTCACCGTGGGCATGATGACTACTGGCTACGACTGCCCGGACATTCTCAATCTGGCACTTATGCGGCCAATTTTTTCGCCATCTGATTTTGTGCAAATGAAGGGGAGGGGAACACGGGGGCACAACTTTGCTGACCAGGTGTTTGACCCGGCGAAAAAAGCGTCGCTCGGCCGGGTGGCCAAGAAGGAGTTTCGCCTCTTCGACTTCTTCGCCAACTGCGAGTATTTCGAAGAGAAGTTTCAATATGATGAGGAGCTGACGCTCCCCAAAATCGCCGCAGCGCCTTTGGAAATTGGCGGTGGTGATGGCGGCCTTCCCGCCGTTCGCAGCACCTTTGAGTTCACCGAGCCGGATCAGGTCGTTTATCAGTTCGAGCAGCAGGTTGGTGCGCAAGGGATGCGCATTGATCGCGAGCTTTTCCAGAAGTTCGAGCAGATTGCCCGGTCTGATCAGGAATTGTCCGACCTTGTAGAAAAGCAGAACTGGGACGCCGCAGCGCGTCGCGTGATCGAGGAGCTATTCGACAAGCCAAACGACTACTTCAATCTCGAACGGTTGCGTCAAGCTGCGGGTGTGGACCGTCGCATATCCATAAGAGAGCTGCTGGAGAAGGCTTTCGGGCATATCTCGAAATTCAAGTCGAAAGACGAGCTAATCGAAGACGAGTTCCGCAAATTCGTACTCGACCAAAAGCCCGAAGAAGCAGACCGCCTTAGGCAAATTCGCTATTTCTTCGAGGCATATATCCGCGATCCCAAAGTGCGAGCATTGATCGATGCAGGTCATTTTGGCGACCTGAACGTCAACCCAACCTTCACGACCCGCGACCTAAAGGAAGTGCCTGTGCCATGGCGTAAGCGCATCCCCGAATACATCAAGGACTATGTGTCCCTGAACCCCTTCTTATGA
- a CDS encoding N-6 DNA methylase: MLDTDTKRRIDTCRDILVGKVPDPKSQVEQITIALIYKFMDDMDLEAEELGGERRFFTKEYERYRWARLVAPGVSGQDMLNTYAEALTNMVQNEGLPKLFRDIFRNAYLPYRDPETLRAFLREIDTFNYDHSERLGDAFEYLLSVLGSQGDAGQFRTPRHIIDFMVEIIDPKKNEVIMDPACGTAGFLISAYKHILKKNSTGVTNNAGTGTEGDAAEQALESPMRYSGDLLAPEDRARLARNIKGYDISPDMVRLSLVNLYLHGFADPKIEEYDTLTSEDKWTEMADVILANPPFMSPKGGIKPHTRFQVQSKRSEVLFVDYIAEHLTPNGRAAIVVPEGIIFQSQSAYVALRKMLVENHLAAVISLPAGVFNPYSGVKTSILIFDRAAAKASRYVAFFKIENDGFALGAQRKAVKGSQLLQVKTELGAWLHAARSGGGEGLESNLGFAVQRADLAIGGNYNLSGERYKPETKEEHDIPRVRIGEVCTINPPKKHLQDLPPETEVSFVPMADLNEWRIGFEAKESKTLGEVGASYTFFADGDVLLAKVTPCFENGKAGIARNLRNGVGFGSSEFYVLRPGEDVLGEWVYRCITHEAFRAKAVPQMTGTGGLQRVPRAFVEGFEIPLPALEVQREIMAEVDGYQRVIDGARTVVDNYRPHIPVDPDWPMTTIEELAEVVRGSSPRPQGDPTFFGGPVPRLMVADITRDGMHVTPRIDSLTELGAIKSRPMKKGEVVMAVSGNPGLTAILAEDCCIHDGFVGFRSLSSEIHPSFLYFWLMAQHEQNGGQSVGSIFRNLTTSQVKEFKVPLPPLDLQQALVAEIEAEQALVGGNRDLIVRFEKKINAAIARVWGAAKSEGET, encoded by the coding sequence ATGCTCGACACCGACACAAAACGTCGCATCGACACTTGCCGCGATATTCTGGTCGGTAAGGTTCCTGACCCCAAGAGCCAGGTCGAGCAGATTACCATCGCTCTCATTTACAAGTTCATGGATGACATGGACCTTGAGGCCGAAGAGCTGGGAGGCGAACGGCGTTTTTTCACCAAAGAGTACGAGCGTTACCGCTGGGCGAGACTGGTGGCCCCGGGTGTGTCCGGACAGGACATGCTCAACACATATGCTGAAGCCCTCACCAACATGGTGCAGAACGAGGGGCTGCCTAAGCTTTTTCGTGACATTTTTCGCAATGCCTATTTGCCCTACCGCGACCCTGAAACCCTGCGCGCCTTCCTACGCGAGATCGACACGTTCAACTACGACCACAGCGAACGGCTTGGTGACGCCTTTGAATATCTCCTATCGGTGCTGGGCAGCCAGGGCGATGCAGGCCAGTTCCGCACGCCGCGCCATATCATCGACTTCATGGTTGAAATCATCGACCCCAAGAAGAACGAGGTAATCATGGACCCGGCCTGTGGCACGGCGGGGTTCCTGATCTCAGCTTACAAGCACATCCTAAAAAAGAACTCGACCGGGGTGACAAACAACGCCGGCACCGGCACTGAGGGTGACGCTGCTGAGCAGGCGCTGGAAAGCCCAATGCGCTACTCCGGCGACCTGCTTGCGCCCGAAGACCGCGCCCGCCTAGCCCGCAACATCAAGGGCTATGACATCTCGCCCGACATGGTGCGCCTGTCGCTCGTCAACCTCTACCTGCATGGCTTCGCCGACCCGAAGATCGAGGAATACGACACCCTGACCAGCGAAGACAAATGGACCGAGATGGCCGATGTCATCCTCGCCAACCCGCCCTTCATGTCGCCGAAAGGCGGGATAAAGCCGCACACCCGTTTTCAGGTGCAGTCGAAGCGCAGTGAAGTCCTGTTTGTCGATTACATCGCCGAACACCTGACGCCGAATGGTCGCGCCGCCATCGTCGTGCCCGAGGGGATCATCTTCCAAAGCCAGAGCGCCTATGTGGCCCTGCGCAAAATGCTGGTGGAAAACCACCTTGCCGCAGTCATCTCGCTGCCCGCTGGCGTCTTTAACCCGTATTCCGGCGTGAAGACCTCGATCCTGATTTTTGATCGGGCTGCTGCCAAAGCCAGCAGGTATGTCGCCTTTTTCAAGATCGAGAATGATGGCTTCGCCCTTGGCGCACAGCGCAAGGCGGTGAAGGGGTCGCAACTGTTGCAGGTTAAGACTGAGCTTGGGGCGTGGTTGCATGCCGCCCGGTCAGGCGGCGGTGAGGGCCTGGAAAGCAATCTTGGCTTTGCGGTTCAGCGAGCCGATCTTGCCATAGGCGGCAATTACAACCTAAGCGGCGAACGCTACAAACCAGAAACCAAGGAAGAGCACGACATCCCGCGCGTCCGCATCGGTGAAGTGTGCACGATCAACCCGCCCAAGAAGCACCTTCAGGACTTGCCCCCTGAAACCGAGGTTTCCTTTGTGCCAATGGCGGACCTAAACGAATGGCGCATTGGTTTCGAAGCAAAGGAGAGCAAGACGCTGGGGGAGGTGGGCGCAAGCTACACCTTTTTCGCCGACGGTGACGTTCTGCTTGCTAAGGTCACGCCCTGTTTCGAGAACGGCAAGGCAGGCATCGCGCGGAACCTTCGCAACGGGGTAGGCTTCGGATCAAGCGAGTTCTACGTGCTTCGCCCCGGCGAAGACGTGCTTGGCGAATGGGTCTATCGGTGCATCACGCACGAGGCTTTCCGAGCCAAAGCCGTCCCTCAGATGACAGGCACCGGAGGCCTGCAACGGGTCCCAAGAGCGTTTGTGGAAGGCTTCGAAATCCCCCTCCCGGCGCTTGAGGTGCAGCGCGAGATTATGGCCGAGGTCGACGGCTATCAGCGCGTCATCGACGGTGCCCGTACCGTTGTAGACAACTACCGCCCCCACATCCCAGTTGATCCTGACTGGCCGATGACGACAATTGAAGAATTGGCAGAGGTCGTCAGAGGTTCATCGCCGCGACCTCAAGGCGACCCAACTTTTTTTGGGGGACCTGTCCCGCGCCTTATGGTGGCTGACATCACCCGCGATGGAATGCACGTCACTCCTCGAATTGATAGCCTAACTGAACTGGGCGCGATCAAGAGCCGACCGATGAAAAAGGGCGAAGTGGTCATGGCCGTCAGCGGCAATCCGGGGCTCACCGCGATCTTGGCAGAGGACTGCTGCATTCACGACGGCTTTGTAGGTTTCCGCAGTTTGTCTTCAGAAATCCACCCGAGCTTCCTATATTTTTGGCTTATGGCGCAACACGAACAGAACGGTGGGCAGTCGGTTGGATCAATCTTCAGGAACTTGACAACCTCGCAAGTGAAAGAATTCAAGGTTCCTCTTCCACCGTTAGACCTTCAGCAAGCCCTCGTCGCCGAAATCGAAGCCGAGCAAGCCCTCGTGGGCGGCAACCGCGACTTGATCGTCCGCTTCGAGAAAAAGATCAACGCCGCCATCGCCCGTGTCTGGGGGGCAGCCAAATCCGAGGGTGAGACCTGA
- a CDS encoding site-specific integrase has product MNAIDKRPYELFQRKDSPNWWMRFSIAGHGQKRIGLKTPDFELARVLAEREYQKSVWSAEAGVLQGKTSFSKLAQQYLDRLDRLRATDPKQDTKYFHDRGIIDRYLVPYFGKKTITSITHAKVQEFVEWRRQYWTTGPGKDEYAIKYERDGKQFSRPVQHIEPALSTLRREAVTLRNVFKQAVTLGYIKAADIPAPELATAPKNKRPSFTEAEVATLLTEAMNRIAFVGKPDEPQRMVDAKTRFERVMLWGFVQIAIHTGMRPTELHNLSWSNVEGLEVARKTAIKDGRIRIVAYGKGKAPQRLVPNVEALGGFIALWDAFKSQFGRDPGPTDAVFVNLDGGRAQSYKKSLNSLLEATGLKADAFGRVRTAYSFRHTYATNQLRKGTDIYTLAINMRTSVKMIEMYYSDVVPDDVASRLEGSFDPVL; this is encoded by the coding sequence ATGAATGCCATCGACAAACGCCCTTACGAACTGTTCCAGCGTAAGGACAGCCCAAACTGGTGGATGCGTTTTTCTATCGCTGGCCACGGCCAAAAGCGGATCGGCCTGAAGACGCCAGACTTCGAGCTAGCGCGCGTGCTAGCCGAGCGAGAGTACCAGAAGTCGGTTTGGTCAGCTGAAGCAGGAGTTTTGCAGGGGAAAACCTCCTTCAGCAAACTCGCCCAGCAATACCTGGATCGGCTCGACAGGCTCAGGGCTACTGACCCGAAACAGGATACCAAGTACTTTCACGATAGGGGTATCATCGACCGCTATCTGGTCCCATATTTCGGGAAAAAGACGATCACTTCGATAACCCACGCCAAAGTGCAGGAGTTCGTGGAGTGGCGTCGCCAGTACTGGACCACCGGTCCAGGTAAGGACGAATACGCGATCAAATACGAGCGAGATGGGAAGCAGTTTTCTCGGCCGGTTCAGCATATCGAGCCGGCACTATCCACACTCCGGCGCGAGGCCGTAACCCTACGGAATGTATTCAAACAGGCGGTCACGCTTGGCTACATTAAAGCGGCTGATATCCCTGCACCGGAATTGGCCACCGCTCCCAAGAACAAGCGTCCTTCGTTCACTGAGGCGGAAGTCGCCACTTTGCTGACCGAAGCGATGAACCGTATCGCGTTTGTCGGGAAACCCGACGAGCCCCAGCGGATGGTGGATGCAAAAACACGTTTCGAGCGCGTGATGCTTTGGGGGTTTGTGCAGATAGCCATCCACACAGGAATGCGACCGACGGAGTTGCACAACCTGTCCTGGTCCAATGTCGAGGGCCTTGAGGTTGCCCGAAAGACGGCCATCAAGGATGGTCGTATTCGTATTGTAGCCTACGGGAAGGGCAAAGCACCGCAACGGCTCGTTCCAAACGTTGAGGCCCTGGGAGGGTTCATCGCGCTCTGGGATGCATTCAAGTCCCAGTTTGGCCGCGATCCGGGCCCCACTGACGCCGTTTTTGTGAACCTCGATGGCGGGCGCGCTCAAAGTTACAAGAAGAGCCTCAACAGCCTCCTAGAGGCCACTGGTTTGAAGGCTGACGCCTTTGGTCGCGTGCGAACGGCTTACAGCTTCCGGCACACCTATGCGACGAACCAACTTCGCAAGGGCACGGACATCTACACGCTGGCCATCAACATGCGAACCTCGGTCAAAATGATCGAGATGTACTATTCGGATGTGGTGCCTGATGATGTAGCGAGCAGGCTGGAAGGCAGCTTCGATCCGGTGTTGTGA
- the murA gene encoding UDP-N-acetylglucosamine 1-carboxyvinyltransferase, giving the protein MDRIRLVGGNALNGDIIISGAKNAALPLMIASLLTDEPLVLTNVPRLADVKQLERILENHGVDIAVHGRRRGEQEGGGQRMTFHAADIVDTTAPYELVSKMRASFWVIGPLLARCHEARVSLPGGCAIGTRPVDLFLFGLKALGAEIDIDEGYVVARAPKGGLVGAHIVFPKVSVGATHTILMAAVLAKGTTTIENAAQEPEITNVAECLVAMGAKISGIGTRTLIVEGVEKLHGATVEVIPDRIETGTFAMAAAMTGGDVLLRGARPEHLQSALDILAQTGVELTTEADGLRVRRNGNGILPVDVETDPFPGFPTDLQAQFMALMTMSSGTSHIRETIFENRYMHVAELVRFGADISVDGQLATITGKPQLKGAQVMATDLRASVSLVIAGLAAKGETIVNRIYHLDRGFERLEEKLSNCGAEIERLAG; this is encoded by the coding sequence ATGGATCGTATACGTTTGGTCGGCGGCAATGCGCTTAACGGCGACATTATCATTTCAGGCGCCAAAAACGCCGCGCTGCCACTGATGATCGCTTCGCTGCTGACAGATGAGCCTCTCGTGCTCACCAATGTGCCACGCCTTGCCGACGTCAAGCAGCTGGAACGCATTCTCGAAAATCACGGCGTCGATATCGCCGTGCATGGTCGCCGCCGCGGCGAACAGGAAGGTGGCGGACAGCGCATGACCTTCCACGCCGCCGATATCGTCGACACCACCGCGCCCTATGAGCTTGTCTCCAAGATGCGCGCCAGCTTCTGGGTCATCGGGCCGCTGCTCGCCCGCTGCCACGAAGCCCGCGTTTCCCTGCCGGGCGGCTGCGCCATCGGCACGCGCCCGGTTGATCTCTTCCTGTTTGGCTTGAAGGCGCTGGGCGCCGAGATCGATATCGACGAAGGCTATGTCGTCGCCCGCGCCCCCAAGGGTGGGCTGGTTGGCGCCCATATCGTCTTCCCCAAAGTGTCGGTCGGCGCGACCCACACCATCCTCATGGCAGCGGTTCTCGCCAAGGGCACGACGACAATCGAGAATGCGGCGCAGGAGCCGGAAATCACCAATGTCGCCGAATGCCTCGTGGCCATGGGCGCCAAGATTTCGGGCATCGGCACGCGCACGCTGATCGTCGAAGGCGTGGAAAAACTCCATGGCGCGACTGTGGAAGTGATTCCCGACCGCATCGAAACCGGCACTTTTGCCATGGCTGCGGCCATGACCGGTGGCGATGTGCTGCTGCGCGGCGCACGTCCCGAGCATCTGCAGTCCGCACTGGATATCCTGGCGCAGACCGGCGTTGAGCTGACGACCGAGGCCGATGGCCTGCGCGTCCGGCGCAATGGCAACGGCATCCTGCCGGTGGATGTGGAAACCGATCCGTTTCCGGGCTTCCCCACCGATCTTCAGGCCCAGTTCATGGCGCTGATGACGATGAGCTCGGGCACGAGCCACATCCGCGAGACGATTTTCGAGAACCGCTACATGCATGTGGCAGAGCTCGTTCGCTTCGGCGCCGATATTTCGGTGGATGGCCAGCTCGCCACCATCACCGGCAAGCCGCAGCTCAAGGGCGCCCAGGTGATGGCAACCGATCTGCGTGCTTCGGTGTCCCTGGTCATCGCCGGCCTTGCCGCCAAGGGCGAGACGATCGTCAACCGCATCTATCACCTCGATCGCGGTTTCGAGCGGCTGGAAGAAAAGCTCTCCAATTGCGGCGCCGAAATCGAGCGCCTCGCTGGCTAG